The following is a genomic window from Chanos chanos chromosome 1, fChaCha1.1, whole genome shotgun sequence.
TCATCCTAAACAGTCGAAACATCCAATATGTGGCCAAACTTAACAACCAGTTGTCACATCCAGTTCACAATATTAAACTATATTACACTACATAGTCTCTGAATCTTTTATAGACTATTAAGTTGAATCAAATGTCATCTATGCTATTAAACATCAATAGCCACTATAACACGTTCTGGGACGCTGCAGATCAATTTCATTGACATTATTTCTTCAACCACACAAATCAGTTTTACGAGGATTGACAATAATAATCATCTGTTTAAACTGACACTTACCCTTGACTGGATGTAACTTATGCTTCATGTGGCTCCTCACTGATTTTCCCCCCCGCTGCTTTACTGTCCTCTCTTCCTGATTCAAATGCTTATAGACTGAGCTATCCATAGGTTCTTGTGTTCGAACAATCGCTTTTCCCATTTGTATTTGTGCAGTGGGTTGACTGAATTCCACAGCTAACTGGATAATTGTGCGATGAACAGTATTGTGACAGATGATCATGTGATACAGAATCATGAATAAGTCACAATGGACAGAAACAAGAGACTTCTGCAAGAATTTAGTCATAGGACATTCCTCCAATACCCGCCATCTTCAGTGCCATCGCTGGCACTCCAGTATTACACAAACCAGAACAAAAGTCAAGAAAGACACAGAataagttctttttttggttaGCTATTGTGTCATATATTTTCACATCAATATAATCTTTAACAAAGCAGTTGCTTcaacaaaaacatgtaaactCCTGATGAACAGTACATGCTGTTAACCACAAAAATGACAACTGAATctacatatacatacatcattttcaaataatttaaTGCAAACAGGtcagcagaaacaaaagaataaaaaaagaagtagGTCGCATTGTCTCTTTTGCCAGAGTGGCTTGATTGATGGATAGGATAATTCCCTTCTTTTCCAAACTTTCTTGCAAAATTGTATGGGAATGTAAACTTACTTTATGAAGGAACTATCCAATTATTTCTTTATCACATTAAGACCCACTTTATGATTCATACATCTTAAATAGTTCAGCTGGGCAATTAAAACCCAGTCCATGTCACCTTCCTTGATCTGCATATTTGCATGAAATACTGAACACACCAAAAGTAAAtcacaaaacatacatatatggtttcttctcttttcaagttgaatacacacatgtatagaCATACACaggaatgaatgttttttttttttttttttttacacatcaaaataaaaaatacaacaccAAATGTTGGCTTTTATGCCATTGTTGAGAAGCACTGTCTTCTCATGCTCTTTGATGACCATTAGTCCAAGAACTTGCGGTTCTGGTTTGCCCCAAACAGAGCTACTCGGATCTCAGGCATCATCTGACCAACAAGAATagattgggggtgggggagaagAAACAGGATTAgtacacacttatacacattttaaattaagATAATTTAATATCTTACATATCAAATTAGAATAGGAGGGAAGCTCAGAACTGATGTACTAATAAGAATGCACGGCCTATgctcataaaaaaataaaagaacaatggTGTCATTCTGAAACATTATTAAGCTCCCAGTCAGTCTGAACAGCAAGAGAAGAACATAAGATTTTCCATCTCAGAATATATGAGGAAGTGGAACAGAAAAGGGGTCAATTCAATTCACAGAAACTTCTCTTCTGACTGAGATTAActtgtgtccccccccccccgcctcagttttgtttgagtttgttcTGTACCTGTTGAGCCATGAGGTCCAGTCTGCTCTCCAGGGTGTTGGACACCTTGATCTTCCCATCTGCATTGTAGATTTCAATACCACCAGAGCTGTGCAGGTTTTAAAGATGATCAGTTACCATGATTTGCATCTAAACCTGATTTGTATATGAAGACTCACCTTTTCAaagagcacctcctctcctaacacctcTAACATGCCTTACTTGCACCTATTGCGTTCTTCTCTACctactctcctgcctctgtcttgaaAGAGAACTTGCACTTGTTGCTTGCACTTTTGAACAGATGTAATACTTAGCGCTTACTCACaggtctctcactatactgaagcttgaattgtttccccacttgtaagtcactttggataaaagcatcagctaaataaatgtaatgtaatgtgatgtaatataatgtaatgtaatgtatattAATGCTCCATTATGctatatgaaaacaaacaagctttAAATAACCCAATATATCCTAAAGATTGTGCAAATACAGCTACATGTTACATTTCTACATGACCAAATATGCATTACAATAAAATTTACAGTTGACATTACACATCACAAAGGGAAGTGCAAACTACAAAGTTCTTACATGTCAGGAGAAAGGAAGTTGTCTTGGTCAATGTGGACCTCAATGTTGCACTTTGCGGCAGCTTTGTAAATGGGGATATTTTTCTGAACAGATGcctgacatcacaaaaaaataagaaacacCATTGATATCATacataacataaaaaatgatCTTCAAATGTTTGGCAAAATAACATTCCCAACAATACTTAATTTCACTAACCTGCACCATAGCCAAATCCTGCTTGCGACAGCGGATGGTCACTTTTGGCTCCAACAGTTGGTAAAAGCCCTGACAGAATTCAGAACCATCAGcaatgaaaacagaggaaaaactgtTTTTCCTGCTTAGGATGATCTCATCATTTGCTGCAGAAAATATGCACAAACATAACATGCCACCCCTCCACAACTTTCATCTTCTCAAACCAAATTTCTTTACCTGGTTTTGTGCCTTTATTGtaatctctgtctctactgataTGTTTAATGAGAACAGTTTTGATTCTGACAGTTTTGGTATAAAAGTAAATTCACCTGCAGAATAAGTCCATCCATTAGGGCTGTGTACCTGGCTGGGTCTTTGGCTACATTAGCAAGCCTCTGGCGAGCCTCATTTAATAGgtcctagacacacacacacacacacacaatacagcaTTATTGAGATCCTCAGCAATATTTCCTTGTACATAATGAGcaatcctttttttgtttattatgcATGAAACATTATTATTTGTAATGAATACAAACCGCAATCATGTCATCACGAGCCTTCAAAACCTTTAATCTGGCTTGATTCATTAGATTGGACATCTGACTGTGGACAGGAAAGGGTTAGACCagcttcagtcacacagacatatagcacatacagtcatttacaataaattaatgatcatttttcttcctttttttggagggggggaggggttcaATATTCATGCAGCAGGTTTTGAGGAAGTTGGGAATTCCCTTTTGATGCCACAGGGACAAGGCTTTTTTTCCTTACAGGAAGTGactcacattttcttttgctgctcaatctgtttctccttcttctcatAGTATTCCATAATTTTCAGCCTCTGGGTCTGAACTAGCCGACCCTTCTCGATGTTAAACTCCTCCTCTGCCTGTACGAGAAGATGCTCGCCGTCAGATCATTTAGTTTAATGGTACTGAGTAGttagttaattaaaaaaaaattattcatttgaCCACAGAGCAACCCTTCAGGTCAAGACATCACAGATCACCTGTGGACATTAAGTCAATATTCTTAGTTAAGCATAGGCAGAGTAAGCTGTGAGCCAGTCGCGTTCTGCGCTTATGAAAGCATAAGTCACGGTTTCTTCTTATGATTATTTTACTGTCGACACCAACCTTTTTTTGGTGGGATATTTTTAATTCCACCACTGAAATGGGAACTTTGTCTTAGACGTGTTCATTGTGTAGTCTGTTGTGAGCAGGATTTTACCTTTGCATCaatttcttctgctttttcattGGCCTCCTGCTCAATGAAGGCCATCATGTGCTTGATCTGTatgaaatagagaaagagagaaagatagagggagagagagagagagaaagagagagagagagatgaaataaaaTAGAGATTAGAGAATCCTACAAAGAATCTATTACTGGGAACTCAGCGTCAGTGTTCATTTCAACATTATTAACTTATTTATACAATTTTTTTCCAACCATGACTTCTTTTCAGCTGAGTttccaaaccaaaccacaagAATGTAGCACGTGTGCAAGACCTGTGCTATTTTCCTAAAATTCTCTACAACTTTGGAAGCACTTCACAAATGCACGGAATCAGTGAAGCGCAATGTCAGGGAGAGAACCCTGTTTGGCTGAGCATCCTGGAACATAACCAATTATCTTCTTTTATACCCCTGGTGGTGTTAATACTTAGATTCAAACTCACCACCTCTGCAATGGGCTGCAATATGATTTAGTGCTGTGTCACATGGCTggcaaactgaaatgttttaagcACCTAGTCTGTGATAGTTCATCGTTGCATCGTACTGTAAATAGACAATGTACTGAAAGTTATCTTAAACATGACTATGCAAGTCAAAAGCCAAAATCTAACATCATGCAAGAGGATCAGACCACTTTGAATGGTTCTGTAAATGCAGGGATCACACACTCATCCAGCAGTGTCAGATACCTTGAGTGTCTCAGAATAAAAACTGGGGTTAAGGATCCTCTTTGCTTGTTATTCTTCAGAAATTCACATTTGTCTCTTAAGGGGGCAATTATTTCACTTAGTTGTGAGTCAATGGTAGGAGAAACTGAAGATGCAGAACCCTGCTGGTTTTGTTACAAGTTGGTGTGAAATTTGTCTAATTCATGTCAGTGCGCAGTACTTGTAGCCTTAATGTTAATGAGCTTAACTGTGAATCAATATCCTCAACTTCTCgtgatgttttgtttgagaTCCAGCATATACCTTATTTACTATCTGTAACGTGACTGGCATTGCCCCCTACAGTTTATAAAACAGTACATTTCAATTGGTCTGCTGGTTGGTCTACAGCATTTTCATATAACTAATCGTAATTTTGATAGTatgaaatacacatacaaatgctGTAACCCTAAGGCCTACTATCTAAGATATTCTGGAATGTAAGAATTTACAAGATGAGAAGGGAAAACAAGTCTTCATTTTGTCACATTAGGACTTCACCAACAGACCGACTGAtcgattgattgattcattcaatccactcatccatccattaATTCCATTTGGAAATTAATTACAGCAaggaaacacactgacacatttttagTTGTTTGCTTTATCTCTTAGAAATATCCGTCATATATTTGGTCACGATTTCTCGCTTCATAATACTACCGTCGTATTTACAATGACAAACAGACTGCTTTGGGGAACGTGACATATCCGCGGGCCATTTAAGGATAAGAGAATCGATTCAATTCACGTTAACTTTACTCgacaaatttaaaatgacaatatACACATGCTTCTTTAACCGTTACTGTTTTGAAGGTTAAAGGGTGCAGGAAAATGCATTTGCACCTACCTGCTTCTGCACGTCGGCATCGCTGAGCGCCATGGTCCCTGTTCTCGTAAGAGGATTTTAAATTCCCAAGGTTGAGAGAGGAATTCGCAGCAGCCAGAAGGCTTGAGTTTATTCTAATATGAGATCTTTattttcagtggaaaacaaaaaagtcgAAACCTTCCAGTACCAAGCTAAGCACGGCCTGTCTCTTAGTCGTTAAATGTCTCTCCAGCATCAGCTGATTCTCAGTCAACGGGACAGTTGTATCACATGACATGTACTTCCTTTCTTGAGAGCCAATGAAAGATTAGTGCGCGGCCGGTCTATTTTATTCCACAGGGAACCACAAATGCGCACCAAAACGACCAAACCTGCAAACCTTAATACGTCAGCTGTAAAGAGAACATAAAGCATAGAAGACATTGTACAGAATAGAGTGGACTTTATTCTTAATCGCCGGAGCAAGCTTTGATCAACCACTGagttttaaaaatctgaaaaacaaaaatgttgtaGTGTGATATTATTACCAGATTGTTTATGTATACACCTGGCAGGCAATGTCTTTTGACACTGTTTCAAATTTAGTAAGGGAAGTTTTCAAAATACTTCTAAGTGAGAACCTCAGCAGGTCGTTATTCAGCTTATGTgaatatttatgtaaaaataCCCCCAATACTTACATTTTGATGTCATGAGATGGCAGAAGAGATTAATAGTCATGCAGCTGACGTCCACCGAGTCTTTGCAATACAGTCAATACAGTGGCACAGACGTGGAGAGATGTGTAATGTACTGTGCTGATGTACTGGAATGCGAGGGGCTTagctgtttgtgtgcatatgtgcatgcatgcatgtgtatgtgagagagggagggggaggggaggcgGGGAGGAGTTTAGGATCACATAACCAGGCAGCAGTTGCTCTGTCACTGTTGTGGCAGAGAGCCATGTATTAACTTTTCCATTGTCAGCCAACTGGAGCTAGTGTCCAGGTTCCTGAGCTAGCACTCACTCACTACGCACACTTCTGAGAGGAATCAGGTAGGACATGCCAGATGATTCTAGATATTAACAGATGATTACTTCAAGTCAGAGTTTGGCTTGTTTTTCTGTGGATAAGGTACTGGACAGTACACAGAGGGTAGAGTGGCTTTCAGGGTCAGACTGCTGTACAGGACAATGATTTCTTGATTTGCCACAGATGAACAGAATTGTCTTAGAGAGTACACTGGTGTAATGACCTCTGACTATGATATAAGGTTTACATGAAAAGGTTCATGATAAAATGATAAACCATTTCATGTGATATATAAACAAAATAGGCAGAAACATATCATTGGTAGACTTAGAagtttctgactctctctcctaaATGTCATAACTGTCACTTACACTTCTTCCCATTTGCTTACTGGATTCATAATGATATAAGCATTCTTCATGTATACATTGTTGTCTGAACTGAGAAGACCTTATGTGAATTTCCTGTGGTAtctgcttttgtttggttttcttctcATTCATTAGACTGAAATTAGATTGGGAAATGTAAGCATGTCAGGGGTGTCCAATGTAACcaaaaacatcagtgtgtgtatttggagaaAGTCTTACAACTGCATGTGAACATGATACTACTTATATCTAAGGATAAggataaagcaaacaaacaaatgaaaaacaacaggtcagtgtgtgtatttgggtttTGTTCCACTCCATGCTCAAGGACACATCTGTAAATTTTTATTGAGTAACTGACCTGGAGGTGTGTCTACCCCATTACTCAGCTTTTCCTGTTTAACATTCACTTTGACCTCTGTTGCTGCCTATGAGTGGCCATGATAGAACAGCATGTGTCAGGACCCTCTGATGTCATTGTCAGAACTAGATGCTGAACTCATCGTCGACAACTGGACTGCAATACGCTATCcactctgtcctgttttttctcttgagGGACACAATAAGATGCACTTTATTGTAGCTCAGTCATCATTGGATGGACAGTTGAGAATCCTGTTACTGAAACAAGGTAAAATGTTAAATGGGATTGTGCCGTTATAATGAGCTGAGTAGATTCGCCACAGACCTGCTGTGCTACTGATGCACTGACAGTGCCAGGTAGGTCTCATGCCCACTGGGTACTCCATTAATAAATATGTAGGAGCTCTGTTTTAGAGGTATAAATGGGAGGGTGGGGTGAATATGGACAAGGCATTCCTGACTTATTAGTgcatgtctgcctgtctgagTGTTGACACAGCACATGCTTTTGGAGTGACACAAGCTTTACCCCAACTTCAAAAGGCTTGAGTTAGGTCAGGCTTTCACTGACGTTCATTATGGTTCAACCTTAACAAAGTAAGTTTTCCCTGTTGGCAGAGATGCTTAAACTAATGGAGCCAAAGGTCAAAGGTTTGGTCAGTCTGACACAGTGAGTTTTATTCAGTAACACTGCCGTCAAACTTTTCCTAAAATAGTTCATCGCCTCTTTAGCAGTCTTCTTTGTAGAAATGCAGTTGAGAGACCAGTAGCGCCGAGACTAAGACTGAGTAGCATGATTTTAGCTGCGTGACAGGGTAACTTGCACTTCCACACTCTATGCTCTTGGCTGCCCGTGACTACAGGAAGGCCTGAGATGGGATTATTTTAGACAGCAGTCCTGTTTATCCACTgggattaaagagagagaggatatctGCATGCAAATCTCTAATACGTTACTCATGCACTGCTCAAGGTAAGCACAAATGTCACTCAGATCAGGGGTCAAAGCATCAAATTCCAGTTGGGGTTTGTGTACTGATGAATCTAGCCTTCTGACCAAACAGAAAGCATAGTTTAGTCACACATTTAAGATGACtggaataatgaaaaaaaattgtgtggaTAATATAGTTATTTTGACCTTGTCCACTGTTAAGATGTATCTTGTGAGAATTATGTAGAATAAGTGAGGTGGTGTTGTATTAATCACTTTGTTTTCTGGTAGGTCAGTCTCACACTGGTGACACTTTGCACAGCTTCTATGACTTAAAGCAGACCTCTGTAAATTAAGTGAAAAATATGTAGTCCTCCACAATATATTCTTTCAATTCTCTGTGTAGTAAAAGGACTGTACACTCATTAATAAGACCTATCATGTGACAGCCCCCATGTTACATGCTGAAAATTAAGATTCAGCCCCAGGCTTCCAGAATTCTCGGCTCTGAAACACTGATAACAGAAGTTCTGTATCTATTTTGAGGGTGCTAATCTTAAACTATGAAGACTTCCCTGTTCAACTGCATCATGTCATGTGAAATATCTCAAATAGCTTCCGCTCATGGGGAGCAGACGGAGGTATATATAGAGTCTATACCTAGTAAGGAATCTGCCCATGGGTATATACATTGACAAAATAGCCAGGTCAGATAAGGGTACTCACTGCACTAAGTTCTTTAAACACTGAACTGCTTTGGAGAAATCTTCACAGGAATACAGAAGATATTTTTTGGTAGGCTTTGTACCAAACAGCTCCATTAAAGAGCAGAAGTAATGTTCTGTAGACTGATTTTAATTTCAAGGTTGCGACCCAACTCAAAGTGGCAAGACAAAGATCATTCTCCTCTCTAATCCATAATATGATTACTGtccatcatttttaaaattatattgTGCATGTCAGTATGGTCACAGACATCCTCATGACTAGCATGGAACCTTTTTCGATTAATCATCAAGTTTATATAGAAGCAGTGGTTGTACTCTTTACATTTAGTCTCACTGTTGTGTCCATGGAcaataataaatgaatagacAATTAAGAATTTTTACTTCaatttaactttatttttttaaataaacacactcatatttttgctctgtctctgcaggTCTAGTGCGCATCCTCAGGGGAGTTTGAGAGACAGTTCCAGATTTCAAGGTCTCAATTCTGGTCTCAAGAGGCCTGCATTAAGTTTCAACCCTGTCTACCGACAGACAGCCTGAGGGACTTAGCCCACCCAGGGCATCCATGAGCCTGGGAGAGAGTAGTGGATCCCACtccctgcagacagacagcctGGCTGAGTCCTGGGCTACAGTCAGCATCATGGATGAAGATGTTAAGGGTCTGGATACCACTGAAACAATTCAGATGGCAGAGGAGCGTAGTGAAAATCACTCCACCATTTCAGACATCGTGCaactggagagagaagaggtggaaCTTCTGGAGCAAGAGGAATTGTTAGAGGAGGCGGAGCTCCAGAGCAGCACGATGAGTGTCCTGGGCATTGATAGGGAGCTGACTGAGATGGGGGAGGAGCTGTACACACAAGCCACATCTCAAGTGGAAATCGACCTAAGACCGCCAGAGACTGTGGAGCTTCTGATGTCTATGGAAGAGCCACTTGTTGTTGAAGTTGTTGAAGAAGTTGTGCAGCCTACTGTTACCATAACACCACCTGTTTCTGAGCCCTCTGTGTCAGATTCTGTTCCCATACCAGCTGTAGTTTCTGAAGCACGAGAGAGACTTCAACTTGAACAGAAATTATCCCACCCTCCTGAGGTAGACACATCACTGCCTGCAGAGGGAAACCAAAAAAGCCTCCAAACAAAGTCTATCCCTGTCTCCATGGCTGCACAGGAGGCTCCTGCTCCATCAGCTGAAGAAGCCGTGTCAAAGGCCAAATCTAAGCCACCTGCCAAAGTTCGCTCCTTTGAACTCCCTGTAATGTTGTGTGGTAGCGCTGCCCTCGTGGCTGTGGTGGGAATGGTAACATACACATTAATTAAGAAATAGCAGGTGTTCCATGTCCTATACCATCTCCAGTGCCAGATCATCACTGGTAAACTAGGACAATGTTGGGGATGTTGGGATTTGATATCTTTGTGGTTTATGAATCCACAGTATTGTAATGATGTGGTAATGTAGCATGATGTGGTTAAACTGGAAAgttatggaaaaaaatataactTTCATTGTAAAATGTGCCTAATAACTGTCTCCActtcctcacatacacacttttcaTACTCACATCATCCCATCCTCCTCTCAGAAGCAGTGCTTAATATAACAGATTAAagtgcataataataataataataataataataataataataata
Proteins encoded in this region:
- the atp6v1e1b gene encoding V-type proton ATPase subunit E 1 isoform X3, translating into MALSDADVQKQIKHMMAFIEQEANEKAEEIDAKAEEEFNIEKGRLVQTQRLKIMEYYEKKEKQIEQQKKIQMSNLMNQARLKVLKARDDMIAGFYQLLEPKVTIRCRKQDLAMVQASVQKNIPIYKAAAKCNIEVHIDQDNFLSPDISGGIEIYNADGKIKVSNTLESRLDLMAQQMMPEIRVALFGANQNRKFLD
- the atp6v1e1b gene encoding V-type proton ATPase subunit E 1 isoform X2, translated to MALSDADVQKQAEEEFNIEKGRLVQTQRLKIMEYYEKKEKQIEQQKKIQMSNLMNQARLKVLKARDDMIADLLNEARQRLANVAKDPARYTALMDGLILQGFYQLLEPKVTIRCRKQDLAMVQASVQKNIPIYKAAAKCNIEVHIDQDNFLSPDISGGIEIYNADGKIKVSNTLESRLDLMAQQMMPEIRVALFGANQNRKFLD
- the atp6v1e1b gene encoding V-type proton ATPase subunit E 1 isoform X1 is translated as MALSDADVQKQIKHMMAFIEQEANEKAEEIDAKAEEEFNIEKGRLVQTQRLKIMEYYEKKEKQIEQQKKIQMSNLMNQARLKVLKARDDMIADLLNEARQRLANVAKDPARYTALMDGLILQGFYQLLEPKVTIRCRKQDLAMVQASVQKNIPIYKAAAKCNIEVHIDQDNFLSPDISGGIEIYNADGKIKVSNTLESRLDLMAQQMMPEIRVALFGANQNRKFLD
- the si:ch211-214j24.14 gene encoding bcl-2-like protein 13, with the protein product MSLGESSGSHSLQTDSLAESWATVSIMDEDVKGLDTTETIQMAEERSENHSTISDIVQLEREEVELLEQEELLEEAELQSSTMSVLGIDRELTEMGEELYTQATSQVEIDLRPPETVELLMSMEEPLVVEVVEEVVQPTVTITPPVSEPSVSDSVPIPAVVSEARERLQLEQKLSHPPEVDTSLPAEGNQKSLQTKSIPVSMAAQEAPAPSAEEAVSKAKSKPPAKVRSFELPVMLCGSAALVAVVGMVTYTLIKK